From Gimesia panareensis, the proteins below share one genomic window:
- a CDS encoding multiheme c-type cytochrome, with protein sequence MNYARLRLRCFKSLFFLSLFLLAGLILQFSGTSLSPRMSAAEPEDTQAAYVSASAVKRADQTEHIMGVTAADCKKCHPSEVATWMKTVHFQSPELRLYKFDGNTKKYATAMGLTSAEMLGDSLCADCHGTKAVRDGQVKVISGVSCEKCHGAAGGEEGWLNRHQSYHASMPIPRAQETAAHRAARLEFCDQAGMRRSSNIYGLSKACFKCHLVGNEKLIAAGHKAASAFDFVSWTSGELKHNFLVDKTTNADAPSLWMERTGGKPEDRRRMKYVIGTLVQLETALRLRAQTTNPAVIPQISGVIAAANGQLTQMNALAPTSELQAVTALITPMFGTLFAPLPTDKETYSQAADKVGELARQFAEQHDGSKFASLDAMINRLPPHYSQQYQEKYLKK encoded by the coding sequence ATGAATTACGCCCGACTCAGATTGCGCTGTTTCAAATCGCTGTTTTTCCTGTCCCTGTTTCTGCTGGCTGGTCTGATTTTGCAGTTCTCTGGCACCAGCTTATCTCCCCGCATGTCTGCTGCTGAACCTGAAGACACGCAGGCTGCTTATGTTTCTGCATCAGCAGTCAAACGGGCTGACCAGACGGAACATATCATGGGAGTCACTGCCGCTGATTGTAAAAAATGCCACCCGTCAGAAGTGGCGACCTGGATGAAAACGGTTCACTTTCAGTCTCCTGAACTGCGGCTCTATAAGTTTGATGGGAACACAAAAAAATATGCGACAGCCATGGGACTGACCAGTGCCGAAATGCTGGGTGATTCGCTGTGTGCGGACTGTCATGGAACCAAAGCTGTGCGCGATGGTCAGGTGAAAGTGATCTCGGGGGTTTCCTGTGAAAAGTGTCACGGTGCCGCCGGTGGAGAAGAGGGCTGGTTGAACCGGCATCAGTCCTATCATGCAAGTATGCCGATCCCTCGTGCCCAGGAAACTGCCGCACATCGGGCTGCCCGACTGGAGTTCTGTGACCAGGCCGGTATGCGAAGATCCAGTAATATCTACGGTCTTTCCAAGGCCTGTTTCAAATGCCATCTGGTAGGAAATGAAAAACTGATCGCCGCCGGTCACAAGGCTGCCAGTGCATTCGATTTTGTGTCATGGACCAGTGGTGAACTCAAGCATAACTTCCTGGTTGATAAAACGACGAATGCGGACGCTCCTTCGTTATGGATGGAACGCACGGGAGGCAAACCGGAAGATCGTCGACGGATGAAATACGTCATCGGTACACTGGTCCAACTGGAAACAGCGCTGCGGCTGCGAGCCCAGACGACAAATCCGGCAGTGATCCCCCAGATCAGTGGTGTCATTGCGGCTGCCAACGGTCAGCTGACTCAGATGAATGCATTAGCGCCGACTTCAGAACTGCAGGCCGTGACAGCCTTGATTACACCGATGTTTGGAACCCTGTTTGCCCCACTGCCGACCGATAAGGAGACTTACAGTCAGGCAGCAGACAAAGTTGGTGAACTGGCCCGGCAGTTTGCAGAACAACATGATGGTTCGAAATTTGCCAGCCTGGATGCGATGATCAATCGCCTGCCGCCCCACTATTCACAGCAATACCAGGAGAAGTATTTAAAGAAGTAA
- a CDS encoding cyclic nucleotide-binding domain-containing protein, producing the protein MSEPSVSRPRRWDKPFSLEAGSEQEMTDAGVEELLQQPPFSEIDASGFKRSLPLHDILKNDARIVGFDEGDIIVRRGDWGNSAFFVLSGTVRVELERGESSLPDEILGRRRSRVKSLWESIAQLWRNHREPEVRAVAEVSGSSPPLQTRMTRGRTRIYLQEVSAVLDKYRTARLEAGHWFGELAALGRTSRVATVFSEGVSQLLEIRWQGIRDILRHDASGGLKRYIEDAFRERALAAFLRTDPLFQGCSTELMQRIVDQVEFQTFGNYDSSKPFKELNSNPEQNLESGEPVIIHEGEVPRGIIMIRSGLARITQQYYQGRRTIGYLSPGQIFGLDEIRTSINSSSPLPCQTQLSAIGHLNAVLVPAELVAEILQQQMTTQNGSEQSKESPARQTVKIQDEALLSQLIDRNYVEGTSLMVIDLDRCTRCDDCVRACATAHDNNPRFIRHGPVLNQFMVPSACLHCVDPVCMIECPTGAIFRDLGQGDIVINDQTCIGCAQCASNCPFDAIRMVDIRDASGDLIVDSKTRAPLTQATKCDLCIDQRGGPACESACPHDALFRVDMQDAARVEEVFAR; encoded by the coding sequence ATGTCTGAACCATCTGTTTCAAGACCACGTCGCTGGGATAAACCGTTCTCACTGGAAGCGGGCAGTGAGCAGGAAATGACGGATGCCGGCGTCGAAGAACTATTGCAACAACCGCCATTTTCCGAAATTGATGCCTCCGGATTTAAACGGTCACTGCCTCTGCATGACATCCTCAAAAACGATGCACGCATTGTGGGCTTTGATGAGGGCGACATTATCGTGCGGCGCGGTGACTGGGGGAACTCCGCTTTCTTCGTGCTTTCAGGAACTGTCCGAGTCGAACTCGAACGGGGAGAGTCTTCTTTACCAGACGAAATCCTGGGACGGCGTCGGAGCAGGGTGAAATCGCTCTGGGAATCCATCGCGCAGCTCTGGCGAAATCATCGGGAACCGGAAGTACGCGCAGTTGCAGAAGTCAGTGGTTCCAGTCCCCCTTTGCAGACACGCATGACGCGGGGGCGAACCCGTATCTATCTCCAGGAAGTCTCGGCAGTCCTCGATAAATATCGTACTGCCAGGCTGGAGGCCGGACACTGGTTTGGAGAATTGGCTGCACTGGGACGAACCAGTCGGGTCGCGACGGTGTTTTCGGAAGGGGTTTCGCAGCTGCTGGAAATTCGCTGGCAGGGGATTCGCGATATTCTGCGACATGACGCCAGTGGAGGGCTCAAACGCTATATTGAAGATGCATTTCGGGAACGGGCATTGGCTGCCTTTCTGAGAACAGATCCTCTCTTTCAAGGCTGTTCAACGGAGCTGATGCAGCGCATTGTGGATCAGGTTGAGTTTCAGACCTTTGGTAATTATGACTCTTCCAAACCGTTTAAAGAGCTCAATTCAAATCCAGAGCAGAATTTGGAATCAGGCGAACCCGTCATCATTCATGAAGGGGAAGTGCCGCGTGGCATTATCATGATTCGCAGCGGCCTGGCCCGGATTACGCAACAGTATTATCAGGGCCGACGCACGATTGGCTATCTTTCACCCGGGCAGATCTTCGGACTGGATGAAATACGAACGAGTATCAATTCTTCTTCTCCCCTGCCCTGTCAGACGCAATTAAGTGCGATTGGGCATTTGAATGCCGTTCTGGTACCGGCTGAGCTGGTCGCGGAAATTTTGCAGCAGCAGATGACAACACAAAACGGGAGTGAACAGTCAAAGGAGTCACCAGCCCGTCAGACCGTCAAAATCCAGGATGAGGCTTTGCTCAGCCAGCTGATTGACCGGAACTACGTGGAGGGAACGTCGTTGATGGTGATCGACCTGGATCGGTGTACCCGCTGCGATGATTGTGTCCGGGCATGTGCAACCGCACATGACAATAACCCGCGATTCATCCGCCATGGTCCCGTATTAAATCAGTTTATGGTGCCCAGTGCCTGCCTGCATTGCGTGGACCCGGTCTGCATGATTGAGTGTCCGACAGGGGCCATTTTTCGTGATCTGGGGCAGGGGGATATTGTCATCAATGATCAGACCTGTATCGGCTGTGCCCAATGTGCCAGCAACTGTCCTTTTGATGCAATTCGCATGGTTGATATCCGCGATGCCAGCGGCGATTTGATTGTCGATTCCAAAACGCGTGCCCCGTTGACGCAGGCCACAAAATGTGATCTGTGCATTGATCAGCGCGGAGGCCCCGCCTGTGAAAGTGCCTGTCCGCATGATGCCTTGTTTCGCGTCGATATGCAGGATGCGGCCCGGGTTGAGGAGGTCTTTGCACGATGA
- a CDS encoding cytochrome c3 family protein: protein MTEPLQSFNWKDSNYERPGNDWVCGRMCELGQCCRLGPDSQGGCQVQSRCQPEKKGEKYVCTRSAVHGGKCKEGPTEEGMCCQADTSCQPHRSLAAKRRLLSCIATAAGVLFCLFLFGGSSPTPRLAPGDVTAAHAAIESDCQACHASAEGGLGHWMHTAFDSEGALKDSARCLRCHKELGENALFAHSLSADRLSEKTRQIQETVPPTATPFALELAAFTDPQSAKDQLTCATCHQEHHGRKAILTQLTDMQCQNCHVRQFNSFEHGHPGLGDYPYERRSRIYFDHNTHLNRYFVEDEFKRTMPGGIKPKSCQTCHTADASGRFMLTGTFEQTCSSCHESQIQDSEFPGVPFFALPVIPPAGKSDSVQWPRTTGVFETARLPRMMELLLSEDPDYQQAVQELGEIDYRRLDQLNESEQQALAQVGRAIRKLLYEVSIQGESALEQRLGKAGSAYLQMKPSIVPTLKQAQLLWFPDLISEMEQSKTAQKQATPAPTESQQKKQHFLPDSSGGWSISNSDFAIRYRPLGHADPLIKAWLDQAVQKDPRVLAQDQLWQIFSSPTASGTEATPGALASGRCLMCHTVDRNSQNGTARINWQPLKLTSAGEHFTRFSHRPHLAFGGRQNCETCHTLDPSGTDLTTVLQKHFFERDANNIFWKINDDPDQVCTSGFQPVNRQSCVTCHNRTTKTQSCLQCHQYHAHARVVEK, encoded by the coding sequence ATGACTGAGCCTTTACAATCTTTTAACTGGAAAGACAGCAATTACGAACGCCCGGGGAACGACTGGGTTTGTGGTCGCATGTGCGAACTGGGACAGTGTTGTCGACTGGGGCCGGACAGTCAGGGAGGCTGCCAGGTTCAAAGCCGCTGCCAGCCGGAGAAAAAGGGGGAAAAATATGTCTGTACCCGGTCTGCAGTGCATGGCGGGAAGTGTAAAGAGGGGCCGACCGAAGAGGGAATGTGCTGCCAGGCGGACACCAGCTGTCAGCCTCATCGCAGTCTGGCTGCAAAGCGTCGTCTGCTGAGCTGCATTGCTACGGCGGCAGGAGTATTATTCTGCCTGTTTCTCTTTGGTGGTTCCTCACCGACACCCCGACTGGCGCCAGGTGATGTCACAGCGGCACATGCGGCGATCGAGAGTGATTGTCAGGCCTGTCATGCATCCGCTGAAGGAGGCCTGGGACACTGGATGCATACAGCCTTTGATTCCGAAGGGGCGCTGAAAGATTCTGCCAGATGCCTGCGCTGCCATAAGGAGCTCGGGGAAAATGCCCTGTTTGCTCACAGCCTTTCGGCTGATCGACTGTCTGAAAAGACACGTCAGATTCAAGAGACGGTTCCTCCCACAGCGACTCCATTCGCGCTGGAACTGGCGGCTTTCACGGATCCTCAGTCAGCGAAAGACCAGCTGACCTGTGCCACCTGTCACCAGGAACACCACGGTCGAAAAGCGATCCTGACTCAACTGACAGATATGCAGTGCCAGAACTGTCATGTCCGCCAGTTTAACAGTTTTGAACATGGCCATCCGGGTCTGGGCGACTATCCTTATGAACGCCGCTCGCGCATCTATTTCGATCACAATACCCATCTCAATCGGTATTTCGTGGAGGATGAATTTAAACGGACGATGCCAGGGGGGATCAAGCCAAAGTCTTGCCAGACCTGTCACACTGCCGATGCTTCGGGCCGTTTTATGTTGACTGGGACTTTTGAACAAACCTGCTCCAGTTGTCATGAATCACAGATTCAGGATAGCGAATTTCCGGGAGTCCCATTTTTTGCTCTTCCCGTGATACCACCTGCTGGTAAGTCGGACTCGGTGCAGTGGCCACGCACAACTGGTGTTTTCGAGACGGCACGTCTGCCACGCATGATGGAACTGCTGTTAAGCGAAGATCCGGACTATCAGCAGGCTGTCCAGGAACTGGGTGAGATCGATTATCGGCGGCTGGACCAGTTGAACGAGAGTGAGCAGCAGGCTCTGGCCCAGGTTGGCAGGGCAATCAGGAAACTACTCTACGAGGTATCGATCCAGGGAGAGAGTGCTCTGGAACAACGGCTGGGGAAAGCCGGTTCTGCTTACCTGCAAATGAAACCATCGATTGTACCGACATTAAAACAGGCGCAGCTGCTCTGGTTCCCTGATCTGATATCAGAAATGGAGCAGAGTAAAACAGCACAGAAACAGGCGACTCCTGCCCCAACTGAGTCGCAGCAGAAAAAACAGCACTTTTTGCCAGACAGCAGCGGTGGTTGGAGTATTTCGAATTCCGATTTTGCGATTCGCTATCGCCCACTGGGACACGCTGATCCTCTGATCAAAGCATGGCTCGATCAGGCTGTTCAGAAAGATCCGCGGGTATTAGCTCAGGATCAGTTGTGGCAGATCTTTTCCAGTCCGACTGCCTCGGGAACAGAAGCAACTCCCGGTGCACTGGCATCCGGGCGTTGTCTGATGTGTCATACCGTGGATCGTAACTCGCAAAACGGTACCGCGCGTATCAACTGGCAGCCTTTGAAATTAACTTCGGCAGGTGAGCACTTTACCCGCTTCTCGCATCGACCTCATCTGGCTTTTGGCGGGCGACAGAATTGTGAAACCTGTCATACTCTGGATCCGTCAGGAACAGATCTGACAACGGTTCTGCAAAAACATTTCTTTGAGAGGGATGCGAACAATATTTTCTGGAAGATCAATGATGATCCAGACCAGGTCTGCACCAGTGGATTTCAACCTGTGAATCGCCAGTCCTGTGTCACCTGTCATAATCGGACGACGAAAACACAGAGTTGTCTGCAGTGTCATCAATACCATGCCCATGCCCGGGTGGTTGAAAAGTGA
- a CDS encoding cation:proton antiporter gives MELLYILLVLLIVTRLFGEIFARLSQPVLAGELLSGVILGVIVKNNERWFPILSDLSENQIFEAVTDLGIFFLMLLAGIEMRPRDLAQTSGSALIVALGGMLFPMTLGMGLGYFSLPDSDWKTAQMFFLGVALSITAVPITIATLMELGQQHSRLGRMIISAAVFDDIFSLFLLAVLTSLLNQTGGLTPGSFGILTGKIILFFIITLVAGRWLFPWLNRIAHKHLQTKHVEFTMLMTSALAFSVLAEMLEMHFILGAFTAGLFFTRQSIEETLHRDVHVQVEAITLGFFAPLFFASIGLSINLDAITATPVFLFLLILTAFIGKMLGAGLAAKLCGLPRTEALAVGIGMNARGAVELIVADIAWNAGLFNYPEPAPPVVSNLFSSVVLMAILATILSPMALRLILSQTGSNNAAYSKE, from the coding sequence ATGGAACTTCTCTATATTCTACTGGTTTTACTGATCGTCACCCGCCTGTTTGGAGAAATTTTTGCTCGGCTGTCCCAACCGGTCCTGGCCGGGGAGTTACTCTCTGGGGTCATCCTGGGAGTCATCGTCAAGAATAACGAACGCTGGTTTCCCATCCTGTCTGATCTGTCGGAAAATCAAATCTTTGAGGCCGTCACTGATCTGGGCATTTTTTTCCTGATGCTTCTCGCAGGCATTGAGATGCGCCCTCGGGATCTGGCGCAAACCTCTGGCTCCGCTTTGATCGTAGCTCTGGGAGGCATGCTGTTTCCCATGACCCTGGGAATGGGACTGGGATACTTTTCTCTTCCCGACTCCGACTGGAAAACAGCCCAGATGTTTTTCCTGGGGGTCGCCCTGTCAATCACAGCAGTTCCAATCACGATCGCCACCCTCATGGAACTGGGACAACAGCATTCCAGACTGGGAAGGATGATTATCTCTGCCGCAGTCTTCGACGATATCTTCAGCCTGTTTTTACTGGCAGTGTTAACTTCGTTGCTCAACCAGACAGGAGGACTCACACCTGGTTCATTCGGAATATTGACCGGTAAAATCATTCTCTTTTTTATTATCACCCTGGTGGCTGGTCGTTGGCTGTTTCCCTGGCTCAATCGGATCGCACATAAACATCTTCAGACGAAGCATGTCGAATTCACCATGCTGATGACCAGTGCCCTGGCCTTTTCGGTTCTGGCGGAAATGCTCGAAATGCATTTTATCCTCGGCGCGTTTACAGCGGGCCTGTTTTTCACCCGACAATCAATCGAGGAAACGCTGCACCGCGATGTTCACGTGCAGGTCGAAGCAATCACACTGGGTTTCTTCGCACCGCTCTTTTTTGCCTCGATCGGATTGAGCATCAATCTGGACGCGATTACGGCAACCCCCGTCTTTCTATTCCTGCTGATTCTCACTGCTTTTATTGGAAAAATGCTGGGAGCAGGCCTTGCTGCCAAACTTTGTGGTTTACCCCGTACAGAAGCACTGGCGGTCGGTATCGGCATGAATGCCCGGGGCGCTGTGGAACTAATTGTCGCTGATATCGCCTGGAATGCAGGGCTCTTTAATTATCCTGAGCCTGCCCCTCCTGTGGTTTCGAATCTGTTTTCCTCAGTGGTGCTCATGGCAATTCTGGCAACGATTCTCTCTCCCATGGCATTGCGGTTGATACTTTCCCAAACGGGTTCAAACAACGCCGCTTATTCAAAAGAGTGA
- a CDS encoding PP2C family protein-serine/threonine phosphatase: MRLHSSSLSLDSYSRLYGNSQAKLLLVSDGIGDSGTGDLASRLVTEHLTRYLLNEMPWFLECDSDACTELQQEFLNVVEQCQERMEFDIEEHPERTGMEATLTLGYLIWPVLTIVHVGHSRCYLYRDSRLSQLTQDHNLTERLVKSGALNAGDLPEVWQEMPFNVIGGDPHGKLSPQIIQTEIKVGDTLMLCTDGLTRQFSDTSISEILSRNLMADETCIQLINEAQACNGTDNMTVIVARFLDVGDQDVALSGGLQMKTDRENMPESRQPQQHNTPGAQPEKQQP, from the coding sequence ATGCGCTTACACTCCAGTAGTCTGAGTCTGGACAGTTATTCCCGACTTTATGGAAATTCACAGGCCAAGTTACTACTGGTCTCGGATGGGATTGGCGATTCCGGAACAGGCGATCTGGCCAGCCGACTGGTGACGGAGCACCTCACCCGCTATCTCTTAAACGAGATGCCCTGGTTTCTGGAGTGTGATTCAGACGCCTGCACTGAGTTGCAACAGGAATTTCTGAATGTTGTCGAACAATGTCAGGAAAGAATGGAATTTGATATCGAGGAACATCCAGAGCGTACCGGGATGGAAGCGACACTCACTCTCGGATATTTGATCTGGCCTGTGCTCACCATCGTGCACGTTGGACACAGTCGCTGCTATCTCTACAGGGACTCCAGGCTGTCACAACTAACACAAGACCATAATCTGACAGAACGTCTGGTAAAAAGCGGTGCGCTGAATGCAGGTGATCTACCGGAAGTCTGGCAGGAAATGCCTTTCAATGTCATTGGAGGAGATCCCCACGGAAAACTGAGTCCACAGATCATTCAAACGGAAATCAAGGTCGGTGATACCTTGATGCTGTGCACGGATGGTTTAACCAGACAGTTTTCTGACACCTCGATCTCCGAAATTCTCAGCCGTAACCTGATGGCTGATGAAACTTGTATTCAACTGATTAATGAAGCTCAGGCCTGCAATGGAACGGACAACATGACTGTGATCGTTGCCAGATTTCTGGATGTGGGGGACCAGGATGTTGCGCTCAGTGGGGGACTCCAGATGAAAACAGACCGAGAAAACATGCCTGAATCTCGTCAACCACAGCAACACAACACTCCCGGAGCCCAGCCTGAGAAACAACAACCCTGA
- a CDS encoding CsbD family protein, with product MVTREEIRGHWNELRGRIEEHWSQLSPHDLDELEGQTDQVVGKIQQRTGQASSEIQQEIDTIVDDMSESAACATEKLGEGFEKAVHKTKEQFQQASDAAHEQYEHINESMQRGYQQAEQTLRKNPVESVAVAFGTGLIAGVIVSLVWRR from the coding sequence ATGGTTACTCGAGAAGAAATACGCGGACACTGGAATGAGTTAAGAGGTCGGATAGAGGAGCACTGGAGTCAACTCAGCCCTCATGATCTCGATGAACTGGAAGGGCAGACAGATCAGGTGGTCGGGAAAATTCAACAAAGGACAGGGCAGGCTTCCAGCGAGATTCAGCAGGAGATTGATACCATTGTCGATGATATGTCCGAATCGGCTGCCTGCGCTACCGAAAAACTGGGAGAAGGTTTCGAAAAGGCAGTTCATAAAACCAAAGAACAGTTTCAGCAGGCCTCGGATGCGGCTCATGAGCAGTATGAGCACATAAATGAATCTATGCAAAGGGGATATCAACAGGCAGAGCAGACCTTGAGAAAAAATCCGGTGGAGTCGGTAGCTGTCGCGTTCGGAACGGGGCTGATCGCCGGTGTCATCGTGAGTCTGGTCTGGCGTCGCTGA
- the istA gene encoding IS21 family transposase: protein MELWGEIRRRVLTGEISQRAARDEYGIHWDTLQKILTYSEPPGYRLTKPRPSKLEPFLPIIHEILQNDRSVHRKQRHTGKRIFERLRDEHGYSGGITIVREAIRDWKAQSREVFLPLRHPPGEAQVDFGFADVWLDGTLTKVALFVMTLPYSDAIFIQAFPRECTEAFLEGHKRAFEFLGGVPQRISYDNSKIAVASLVGNRERKVTTEFLRLKSHFLFDDHFCLVRRPNEKGHVERLLDYARSNFLVPVPRVASLETLNEQLVQCCRNDLQRQLRGQASPKQSLLAEEQREFLRPLPQQTFEACRLGQAHADSLSLVRFDTNSYSVPTKYAHRQITIVATITEVRLLFEETLIARHQRDWGREQTRFNPIHYLSLLERKPGGFDHARPLEDWDLPVCLGILRRRLEAELQSDGTREFIKVLRLLEHHPLSALKRAVEYALDIDATRASAIRLILEYQQESPLTLFSLEGRPHLKLVQVAQTDVSAYQSLLIGG, encoded by the coding sequence ATGGAGTTATGGGGTGAGATCCGTCGGCGTGTTCTGACCGGAGAAATCAGTCAACGTGCTGCTCGTGACGAGTACGGTATTCACTGGGACACGCTGCAAAAAATACTGACCTACTCGGAGCCGCCGGGATACCGGCTGACTAAGCCCCGGCCTTCCAAGCTGGAGCCGTTTCTGCCGATCATTCATGAGATTCTGCAGAACGACCGCAGCGTGCATCGCAAACAGCGCCATACGGGGAAGCGCATCTTCGAACGTCTGCGGGACGAACACGGGTATTCCGGTGGAATCACGATCGTCCGGGAAGCCATCCGTGACTGGAAAGCCCAGTCCCGCGAGGTTTTCCTGCCGCTCCGCCATCCCCCGGGCGAAGCCCAGGTGGACTTCGGCTTTGCCGATGTCTGGCTGGACGGAACACTGACCAAAGTCGCCCTGTTTGTGATGACGTTACCTTATTCGGACGCGATTTTTATCCAGGCCTTTCCCCGGGAATGTACGGAAGCCTTTCTGGAAGGACACAAGCGGGCCTTTGAATTTCTGGGCGGTGTACCGCAGCGGATCAGCTATGACAACTCGAAAATCGCAGTAGCCAGTCTGGTAGGGAACCGTGAGCGAAAAGTAACGACCGAGTTCCTGCGTCTGAAAAGCCACTTTCTGTTTGACGATCATTTCTGTCTGGTACGACGACCGAATGAGAAAGGCCATGTCGAGCGGTTGCTGGACTATGCCCGCAGCAACTTCCTGGTCCCCGTTCCCCGGGTTGCTTCCCTGGAGACTCTGAACGAGCAGTTAGTGCAATGCTGCCGGAACGATCTGCAGCGTCAGTTGCGGGGACAGGCTTCCCCCAAACAGAGCCTGCTGGCGGAAGAACAACGGGAATTCCTGCGGCCCCTGCCACAGCAGACGTTCGAAGCCTGCCGACTGGGACAGGCACACGCCGACTCCCTGTCGCTGGTCCGCTTTGATACCAACAGTTACTCGGTTCCCACAAAATACGCGCATCGTCAGATCACTATCGTGGCCACCATCACCGAAGTGCGGCTGTTGTTTGAAGAGACGTTAATCGCCCGGCACCAGCGGGACTGGGGACGGGAACAGACCCGTTTTAACCCGATTCATTACCTGAGTTTACTGGAACGGAAGCCGGGAGGCTTTGATCATGCCCGCCCCCTGGAAGACTGGGATCTGCCGGTCTGTCTGGGCATTCTCCGCCGTCGGCTGGAAGCCGAACTGCAGTCAGACGGCACGCGGGAGTTCATCAAGGTGCTGCGCCTGCTGGAACACCATCCGTTATCCGCACTGAAGCGTGCGGTGGAATACGCGCTGGACATTGATGCGACCCGCGCTTCTGCCATTCGCCTGATTCTGGAATACCAGCAGGAGTCACCGCTGACTCTGTTCAGCCTGGAAGGCCGTCCCCACCTGAAGCTGGTACAGGTGGCACAGACGGATGTTTCTGCTTACCAGTCCCTGTTAATCGGAGGTTAA
- the istB gene encoding IS21-like element helper ATPase IstB, with the protein MTRKQTKSLVLLQHHLKNLRLPTILRECEKIAARCATDNVDHLGFLLQLCELELIERERRAAERRLKAAKFPTYKTLETFDFQVQPGLNKLLVSELMRGEFIEQRENILLVGNSGTGKTHLAVALGIAACGQGKRVRFYQVTELITQLMEAREQRELTRLKKQLAKLDLLILDELGYVPASKLGSELLFDVISTAYERFSLIVTTNLPFENWTEVLGSERLTGATLDRLTHRCHILETTGESYRLQDAKRRHTKSSSKQPRLTK; encoded by the coding sequence GTGACCAGAAAACAAACCAAAAGCCTGGTGCTGCTGCAGCACCATCTCAAGAACCTGAGGCTGCCCACCATCCTCAGAGAATGCGAAAAGATCGCCGCCCGTTGTGCCACTGACAATGTCGACCATCTGGGATTCCTGTTACAGTTATGTGAACTGGAACTGATTGAACGGGAACGCCGGGCCGCGGAACGACGTCTGAAGGCCGCGAAGTTCCCGACGTATAAGACCCTGGAAACGTTCGATTTTCAGGTCCAGCCCGGCCTCAACAAACTGCTGGTCAGCGAACTGATGCGGGGTGAGTTTATCGAGCAGCGGGAGAATATCCTGCTGGTGGGCAATTCCGGCACCGGCAAGACGCACCTGGCAGTCGCCCTGGGGATTGCCGCCTGCGGCCAGGGAAAGCGGGTCCGCTTTTACCAGGTCACAGAACTGATTACCCAGTTAATGGAAGCCCGCGAACAGCGGGAGTTAACCCGCCTGAAAAAGCAGCTCGCGAAACTCGATCTGCTGATTCTGGATGAACTGGGATATGTCCCCGCAAGTAAACTCGGCTCCGAGTTGCTGTTCGACGTGATCAGCACGGCTTACGAACGTTTCAGCCTGATCGTAACGACCAATCTCCCCTTTGAAAACTGGACCGAGGTCCTGGGCAGCGAACGGCTGACGGGGGCCACACTCGACCGGCTCACCCATCGTTGCCATATCCTGGAAACCACTGGTGAAAGTTACCGGTTACAGGACGCCAAACGGCGGCACACAAAAAGCTCAAGCAAGCAACCGCGACTGACGAAATAA